A window from Purpureocillium takamizusanense chromosome 3, complete sequence encodes these proteins:
- a CDS encoding Oryzin (SECRETED:SignalP(1-20~SECRETED:cutsite=AWA-AP~SECRETED:prob=0.7541)~COG:O~EggNog:ENOG503NU05~MEROPS:MER0000344), with the protein MVGFSGLVVAATIVFSYAWAAPATSGSSDGEIQSQHGKNIPGKYIVTLKSGLHPEALDGHLQWVHKKRGLNKREFQGVERTYAGKYDFHGYAGSFDAATIAEIKQSPDVALVEEDMIWELASIAPREDAIKDKKCLTTQHGATWGLGAVSHRHNGSEDYIYDTRAGQGTYAYIIDSGIRATHQEFEGRASLGYTAFPGKDVDTTGHGTHVAGTIGGKTYGVAKKANLIAIKILDNQTTSTSIIIDGFHWAVNDIISKGRSKSAVINMSLSGLYSAAVNEVIEKGAVSGVLSVVAAGNNGTDATYVSPATAPRAITVGALDRNWSIASYSNYGKVLNVFAPGTDVVSAGPRSDTDTKIDSGTSMAAPHVAGLVLYAMSVHGITDIGPITKYITSTATRGKITGNLWGSPNLIANNNNSAEDNTSRG; encoded by the exons ATGGTCGGCTTCTCGggtcttgtcgtcgccgcgacaATTGTTTTCTCTTATGCCTGGGCGGCTCCGGCTACATCCGGGAGCAGCGACGGGGAGATTCAGAGCCAGCACGGCAAGAACATCCCTGGCAAGTACATTGTTACACTCAAGTCAGGCCTCCATCCAGAAGCACTTGATGGTCACCTCCAGTGGGTTCATAAGAAGCGGGGATTGAACAAGCGCGAGTTCCAGGGTGTTGAGAGAACTTATGCTGGCAAATATGACTTCCACGGCTATGCCGGTTCCTTTGACGCTGCTACGATAGCTGAGATCAAGCAAAGTCCTGAT GTTGCTCTGGTGGAAGAGGACATGATATGGGAACTTGCCTCTATTGCGCCTAGGGAGGATGCCATCAAAGACAAGAAATGCCTTACGACTCAGCATGGCGCTACATGGGGTCTGGGAGCCGTTTCGCACCGACATAATGGATCCGAAGACTACATCTACGACACTCGGGCCGGTCAAGGCACGTACGCCTACATCATCGACTCAGGCATACGCGCAACCCACCAAGAATTTGAAGGACGGGCTAGCTTGGGGTATACCGCATTTCCCGGCAAGGACGTTGACACCACCGGCCACGGCACCCACGTCGCTGGCACCATTGGCGGCAAGACATATGGCGTCGCCAAGAAGGCTAATCTTATCGCCATCAAGATCTTGGACAACCAGaccacgtccacgtccatcATCATTGACGGGTTCCACTGGGCTGTCAACGACATCATCTCCAAGGGCCGCAGCAAGTCTGCCGTCATCAACATGTCCCTCTCAGGGCTATACAGTGCGGCAGTAAACGAGGTCATTGAGAAGGGTGCAGTCTCAGGAGTCTTGTCTGTCGTTGCCGCTGGGAATAACGGCACGGACGCGACCTATGTGTCTCCGGCCACGGCTCCGAGGGCAATCACCgttggcgccctcgacagAAACTGGTCTATAGCCTCATATTCGAACTATGGCAAGGTCCTCAATGTCTTTGCTCCAGGCACGGATGTTGTTTCTGCCGGGCCGCGTAGCGACACCGATACTAAAATCGATTCTGGCACCTCGATGGCAGCACCACACGTTGCGGGTCTTGTTCTTTATGCCATGTCTGTTCATGGTATTACAGATATAGGCCCCATAACTAAGTACATCACATCTACCGCAACCAGGGGCAAGATAACCGGCAATCTCTGGGGCTCACCTAATCTAATTGCAAATAACAATAACTCGGCAGAGGACAATACCTCAAGAGGGTAA
- a CDS encoding uncharacterized protein (EggNog:ENOG503NW36~COG:Q) produces MPSQFGFSTEGADVVRALRTKVEGKTFLITGPTPGSIGAETAATLASGAPACIILVGRSLSSAQATIDRIRTTDENVKVKFFEADLSSLAAVRKAADAILASADIPVIHAVINNAGIMVPPFSLTVDGFESQFAINHLSHFLLTNKLMPRLLATGAGGKARVVNVSSIGNCYGGINWDDVQFARGGYTPQRAYGQSKTAQVLFTVALNRRYGGARGGIESFALDPGSVQTGLAKHITAEIAADMALKITGKSLAEARAARRKTVQQGCATSLVAALDPTLEGGIFLVDCEIANGPDAVAPWSLDEAAADRCWKLSEELVGETFHA; encoded by the exons ATGCCTTCTCAGTTTGGCTTTTCCAcagagggcgccgacgttgTCCGCGCCCTGAGGACAAAAGTTGAGGGGAAAACGT TTCTCATCACAGGCCCGACTCCCGGGAGCATCGgggccgagacggcggcgacattgGCCTCGGGCGCCCCAGCATGCATCATCCTGGTCGGGCGCTCTCTCTCGAGCGCACAGGCTACGATTGATCGCATTAGGACCACCGACGAAAACGTCAAGGTCAAGTTCTTCGAGGCAGACctgtcgtcgctcgccgccgtgcgaAAAGCCGCAGACGCAatcctcgcctcggccgacatCCCCGTCATCCACGCCGTGATCAACAACGCCGGCATCATGGTGCCGCCCTTTTCCCTGACGGTCGACGGCTTCGAGTCGCAGTTTGCCATCAACCACCTGTCACACTTTTTGCTCACCAACAAGCTCATGCCAAGGCTCCTCGCcaccggcgctggcggcaagGCCAGGGTGGTCAACGTGTCGAGCATCGGCAACTGCTACGGCGGCATCAACTGGGACGACGTGCAGTTCGCCCGCGGCGGGTACACGCCGCAGAGGGCCTACGGGCAGTCCAAGACGGCGCAGGTGCTCTTCACGGTGGCGCTCAACAGGCGctacggcggcgcgcgcggcggcatcgagtcCTTCGCGCTGGACCCCGGCAGCGTGCAGACGGGGCTGGCCAAGCACATCACGGCCGAGATCGCGGCCGACATGGCGCTCAAGATCACCGGCAAgagcctcgccgaggcgcgcgccgcgcggcgcaagACGGTCCAGCAGGGCTGCGCGACGTCGCTAGTCGCGGCCCTGGATccgacgctcgagggcggcatctTCCTGGTGGACTGCGAGATCGCCAACGGGCccgacgccgtggcgccgtggtcgctggacgaggccgctGCGGATCGGTGCTGGAAATTGAGCGAGGAGCTCGTGGGAGAAACGTTTCATGCCTGA